The bacterium genome has a window encoding:
- the clpA gene encoding ATP-dependent Clp protease ATP-binding subunit ClpA, producing the protein MITEELEKTLNRAYQDAKLRSHEYITLEHLLLSLTYDKTAAQILYHCGASLSELQADVDIFLKEQMPKITDPNRVVDPQYTIGVQFVLQTAAAQIQSSGKGTMDGGDVLVALFREKESHAVYFLEKRHIHRFDVVRYIAHQISKKETFPPKALTELHGDEESMHKGKDPLTKYCVNLNEHAKKGKIDPLIGRDDELERTVHILARRKKNNPIFVGDAGVGKTAITEGLALKIVKGDVPPILKESTIYKLDMARLLAGTKFRGEFEERLKEVVEQIQDDPKKILFIDEIHTIIGAGAVSGGSMDASNLLKPALASGDIKCIGTTTYKEYRQIFEKDHALSRRFQKVEVKEPSHEDTIKILFGLKKKYEDFHGVQYSPSVIRSIVELSTQYIHDHHLPDKAIDVMDEAGAEVKLRSKKEKNPRVHVADAERVVSRMARVPAKTVKVDDKKKLKDLSRDLKLLIYGQDEAVDKVVSSIQLSRSGLAEPDKPIGCFLFAGPTGVGKTETAKQLAKSLGVEFVRFDMSEYMEKHTVSRLIGSPPGYVGYEEGGQLTEAITRNPHCVLLLDEIEKAHPDLFNILLQVMDHATLTDNNGRKANFRQVILIMSSNVGARDSMIATIGFEKDMFEDKSDKAIEKAFSPEFRNRLTGVVKFHSLDPRVIEQIVEKMMAELENRLKSKNVTVQLDAGARQYLAEKGFDKKFGARPIKRLIENEVAKVLSDEILFGKLEHGGLVTIKEKNGKLSFHFESNSPVEKKKKKELQTV; encoded by the coding sequence ATGATTACTGAAGAACTGGAAAAGACCTTAAACCGGGCTTATCAGGATGCTAAACTTCGAAGTCACGAATATATTACTCTTGAACACCTTTTATTATCACTCACCTACGATAAGACCGCCGCTCAAATTTTATATCACTGTGGGGCTAGTCTTTCAGAACTCCAGGCCGATGTTGATATTTTTTTAAAAGAGCAAATGCCCAAAATTACCGATCCTAACCGTGTGGTAGATCCACAATATACAATTGGTGTTCAGTTTGTGTTGCAAACAGCAGCGGCTCAGATTCAGTCGTCGGGTAAAGGTACTATGGATGGTGGCGATGTGTTGGTGGCTCTTTTTCGCGAAAAAGAATCGCATGCTGTTTACTTTTTGGAAAAACGCCATATTCATCGTTTTGATGTAGTTCGTTATATTGCGCATCAAATTTCTAAAAAAGAAACATTTCCACCCAAAGCCTTAACCGAATTGCATGGGGATGAAGAGAGTATGCATAAAGGGAAAGATCCCCTTACCAAATACTGTGTTAATTTAAATGAACACGCCAAAAAAGGAAAAATTGATCCTTTAATTGGCCGCGACGACGAGTTGGAGCGCACGGTACATATTTTAGCGCGTCGAAAAAAGAACAATCCCATTTTTGTAGGAGATGCTGGTGTAGGCAAAACAGCTATTACCGAAGGATTAGCGCTTAAAATTGTAAAAGGTGATGTGCCTCCCATTTTAAAGGAATCAACCATTTATAAATTAGACATGGCGCGGCTTTTAGCCGGTACTAAATTTAGAGGCGAGTTTGAAGAACGTCTTAAAGAAGTGGTGGAACAAATTCAGGATGATCCTAAAAAAATACTTTTTATAGACGAAATTCATACCATTATTGGTGCTGGTGCTGTGAGTGGTGGGTCGATGGATGCATCAAATTTATTAAAGCCAGCTTTGGCCAGCGGTGATATTAAATGTATTGGTACTACTACATACAAAGAGTATCGCCAAATTTTTGAGAAGGATCATGCTCTTTCTCGCCGTTTTCAAAAGGTAGAGGTAAAAGAACCCTCCCACGAAGATACAATAAAAATTTTATTTGGACTTAAGAAAAAATACGAAGATTTTCACGGCGTGCAGTATTCTCCATCTGTTATTCGCAGCATTGTAGAATTATCAACACAGTATATTCATGATCATCATCTGCCCGATAAGGCTATAGATGTGATGGATGAAGCCGGAGCTGAGGTAAAATTACGTAGCAAAAAGGAAAAAAATCCACGTGTGCATGTGGCCGATGCCGAGCGTGTGGTATCGCGTATGGCCCGTGTGCCGGCTAAAACGGTAAAGGTGGACGATAAAAAGAAATTAAAAGATCTTTCACGCGATCTTAAATTGCTCATTTATGGTCAAGACGAGGCCGTTGATAAAGTAGTGTCATCCATTCAATTATCGCGCTCTGGTCTTGCGGAACCCGATAAACCTATTGGATGCTTTTTATTTGCGGGTCCTACTGGTGTTGGTAAAACCGAAACGGCCAAGCAATTAGCCAAAAGTTTGGGTGTTGAGTTTGTACGCTTTGACATGAGTGAGTACATGGAAAAACATACCGTGTCGCGGCTTATTGGATCGCCTCCGGGTTATGTAGGTTACGAAGAAGGTGGGCAACTCACCGAAGCCATTACGCGCAATCCTCATTGTGTTTTGTTGCTTGATGAAATTGAAAAAGCCCATCCCGATCTTTTTAATATCTTGCTTCAGGTGATGGATCACGCAACCTTAACAGACAATAATGGTCGTAAAGCTAATTTTAGGCAGGTAATTTTGATTATGAGTTCTAACGTAGGCGCCCGTGACTCGATGATTGCCACCATTGGTTTTGAAAAGGACATGTTTGAAGATAAAAGTGATAAGGCGATAGAAAAAGCTTTTAGTCCCGAATTCCGTAATCGCTTAACCGGTGTTGTCAAATTTCATTCACTGGATCCTCGGGTGATTGAACAGATTGTAGAAAAAATGATGGCTGAACTGGAGAATCGTCTTAAATCTAAAAATGTGACCGTGCAGCTTGATGCCGGCGCGCGCCAGTATTTGGCCGAAAAAGGTTTTGATAAAAAATTTGGAGCGCGTCCTATTAAGCGATTGATTGAAAACGAAGTGGCCAAAGTGCTTTCGGATGAGATTCTTTTTGGCAAATTAGAGCATGGAGGGCTTGTGACCATTAAAGAAAAAAATGGTAAATTAAGCTTTCATTTTGAGTCAAATTCCCCCGTTGAAAAAAAGAAGAAAAAAGAATTACAAACAGTGTAA